The Burkholderia sp. NRF60-BP8 genomic sequence TCAACGGAATCTGCAGCAGGCCCGCATACATCGCGTAGCCGAGCCCGGCGCCGCCGAGCACGCCGAGCAGCCCGCCGGCGATCATCTGCGGCGTCTGGCCCGGGTCGCCCGCCGCGATCCCGTACAGGAACAGCACGGCCTCGGACCCCTCGCGCAGCACCGCGACGCCGACCACGATCGCGAGCCCCGTCAGCGGCCGGCTGCCGGCCGCGACCGCCCGGCCGACCTCGCCCATGTGCAGCGCCATTTCGCGGCCGTGCCGGCTCATCCAGATGCAGTGCCACGCGAGCATCAGCGTCGCGACGAACATCACGCCCGCGTTGAAGACTTCCTGGCCCATGCCGGACGCCCATTGCGAGATCACGTCGGCGAACGCCGCGATCAGGCCGGCGCCGACCACGCCGCCGACCAGCCCGCCGCCCACCCACCAGCCGCGCCGCGGCACGCCCTTCGTGGCGGCCATCACGATCGAGACCACCAGCGCGGCCTCGAGCACTTCACGAAAGACGATCAGGGCAGTAGACAGCATGTCGGTATCGGCTTACTTGACGGTCAGGTGCGTCTTCGACTGCGCTTCGTGATACTCGTCGTGGAACTCGTAGGTCCCGGCCTTCAGCGGCCCGACCAGGATCTCGACCGACTTGCCGGCCGGCACGACCTTCTCCGCCTTGAAGTCGTCGCTTTCGAATTCCGCGGGCGTCGCATCGAGGTTCTTCACGACGAACTTCACCTTCTTGCCGGCGGGGATCGTCACGCCATCGGGCGAAAACTTGTGGTCCTTCAACGTCAGGTTGACGACGTCGTCGGCAGCGAAGGCGGACGCGGCCGAGGCGCCCAGCAGGGCCAGTGCGAAACCGATAGCGAAACGGGTCATGTGCGTAATGAGCGGAAATATTGGAGGGAATCGATACTAAGATCGATTCGCATTTTCACCTCGGAGTACCCTCACTGCGCTCATGGGAATCGTGCGCCGTCGATCCCGCACGCGCGTTGTCGCGCAAGGCGCCGACGGATTTCGCCGATAATGTGCAGTCGTCAATCGGGAAAAATTCGGACTGACGGGCGCACGTAAATAACGATTCGTCAGACCTCAGCATTACAAATGGCCAATGCGATGTCATCACCGCATGCGACGCTTGACCTTCCCACCGTGGCAAGCTTCATGCTGAACGTACGCGTCAATCATTCACCGGAGAAAACACGATGGAATTCGAAGTCCAGGACATGACCTGCGGCGGCTGCGCCAACGCGATCACGCGTGCGGTGACGGCCGCCGACCCCGCCGCGAAGCTCGACATCGACGTCGCGGCGAAGATCGTCAAGGTCGACTCGGCGCAAGGCGCCGAGCGCGTACGGTCGATCATCGAAGCCGCCGGCTTCCATCCCGCACTGCGCAGCGCGTAACGCGCGCCGCAGGCCGCGGGTGCAATTGCGGGCGCAGCACCGGACGGCGACGCGCCCGCCCCCGGCGGCCTGTCAACGCAGCCGGATCAGCGTCGACTTCAGTTCGGTGTACTTCTCGAGCGCATGCAGCGACTTGTCGCGGCCGTTGCCCGACTGCTTGTAGCCGCCGAACGGGAAGTTCATGTCGCCGCCCTCGTCATAGCAGTTCACCCACACGGTGCCCGCACGCAGCCGGCGCGACACGTCGTGCGCGGTCGTCAGGTTCGACGTCCACACGGCCGCGGCCAGCCCGTATTCGGTATCGTTCGCGATCCTCACGGCCTCGTCGACGTCGTCGAACACGATCACCGACAACACCGGCCCGAAGATTTCCTCGCGCGCGATCTTCGCATCGGGCTTCACCTCGAACACCGTCGGCTCCACGTAGAAGCCGCCCGTTTCCGCGTTCACGCGCGCACCGCCGGTGACGAGCCGGCCTTCGCTGCGCCCCGCTTCGATATAACCGAGCACGCGTTCGAGCTGGATGCCGTCGACGATCGCGCCCATCGATACCGACGGATCGAGCGGATTGCCCGGCACGTACGCGCGCGCGGCCGCGACGAGCTTCTCGATGAACGCGTCCTTGATGTCGCGATGCACGAGCAGCCGCGAGCCAGCCGTGCACATCTCGCCCATGTTGTAGAAGATCGCGCCGGCCGCCGTTTGCGCTGCGCGGTCGAGATCGGGGCAGTCGGGCAACACGATGTTCGGCGACTTGCCGCCGAGCTCGAGCCACGCGCGCTTCAGGTTCGACTGCGCCGCGTACTGCATGATCAGCTTGCCGACCGCCGTCGAGCCCGTGAACGCGATGCAGTCGACGTCGCGATGCAGCGCGAGCAGCTTGCCCGGCTCGCCCGCGCCCGGCACGACGTTGAACACGCCGGCCGGAATCCCGGCCTCGAAGGCGAGCTGCGCGACGCGGATCGCGGTCAGCGGCGATTTCTCGGACGGCTTCAGCACGACGCTGTTGCCGGCCGCGAGCGCGGGACCGAATTTCCATGCGGCCATCAGGATCGGGAAGTTCCACGGCACGACGGCGGCCACCACGCCGACCGGCTCGCGCGTGACGAGGCCGACGAGATGATGATCGGCCGGCGCGACCTCGCCGCCGACCTTGTCGATCGCCTCGGCGAACCATTCGACGCAGTAGGCGGCGCCCGGCACGTCGACCGTCGTCGTGTCGCCGATCGGCTTGCCCGCGTCGAGCGTTTCGAGCAGCGACAGTTCGTCGAGATGCTCGCGCATCAGCGTGGCCCAGCGCAGCAGCACGGCCTTGCGCGCACGCGGGTTCAGGCCGGCCCACACCCCGGCGTCGAACGCGCGGCGGGCCGCCGCGACGGCGGCGTTCACGTCCGCTTCGCCGCAGTCGGCGACCTTCGCCAGCACGCGGCTGTCGATCGGGCTCACGCAGTCGAACGTCCTGCCGCCGTGCGCGTCGCGCGACGCGCCATCGATGAATGCGCGCCCATCGATCTCGAGCGACGCCGCCTTGTGTTGCCAGTCAGCCAAAGTCAACTTGTTCATCAGGATGCCTCAATGGTTTGGCATTCGCGATGCGGCGCGCCGCGCGCCTGGCGCGCAGCCGGCCGGCGGCGAATGCGGTGACGCGCGGTCAGAAGGTCGCCGGCGAATTGGCCGACACAACCTCGCAGAGCAGTTCCGCGCTGGGATTGCGAAAACGATGCGGCAAACGGCTTTCGAAGTAGTAGCCGTCTCCGGGGTCGAGCAGCCACGTCGCGCCGTCGACGGTCAACTCGAGCCGGCCCGACACGACGACGCCGCCCTCGTGCCCCGCATGCACCAGCATCTCGGGCCCCGTGTCGGCCAGCGGCTGGTAGATCTCGCGCAGGATGCACATGTTGCGATCCTTCACGTTCGCGCCGACCAGTTGAAACGCGAGCGACTCGTTGCCGAGGTTCGGCATCTCGTCGCGACGCGACACGACCGCGCGCGACTCGACGAGCTCGAACGTAAAGAACTCCGCGAGACTCATCGGGATGCATTCGAGCAGTTTCTTCAGCGACCCGACCGACGGGCTCACGCGGCCCTGTTCGATCAGCGAGATCGTGCCGTTGGTGACGCCGGCGCGTTTCGCGAGTTCGCGCTGCGACAGGCCATGCTTGTTGCGCACGAAACGCAGGCGCTCGGCGACTTCGGTGGACATCGATTCGGTTTCGGACACGATAAGTGCGATGACAAAGTGAAACGACGCATGGGACAGCCGTTGAATATTCTAATCACTTTATGCCGCGCATCAGCGGGGAAAACCCTGAAAGGCGTTCGAAATAATGAACGACGCGTCGACCATTCCTTTAGCGAATCTTTTGTTCGCACTGCTCGGGAAAGCCCTGATGCAGGACCATTAAAAAACATTTGACGCCGTTATTGGCTCGTATATGCTGGCTCTCAGGTCAGCGTCATCTGGCTTTCACAGGCCTCGAAAAGCGTTATCGCAACGCAGCAATCGATGCCCGTCAACGTAAATGACGCAGGACCGGCGCCTCGATTATTTTAAACGCCCCGCGCGTCGAAACGATCAGGTGTTCAATACTTTCAACAAACCAGTCGAGTGTAATCGTGAGAGTCCGTGGCCCTCTGGTGAGGTGGGATCGAGGCGATGTGCGAAGTTTGCGCAGCGCCGTTCCCGCTTCCGACGGCAGTTGCGGCTGGCATAGTCCTCGCCTGCTTCACCTGTCGATCTACACCATCCTGTCCCGTCGTTCCGTTCGGCGCCACAACGCCGTTTCCGCACGCGCATTCGTTGCCGTCGATACCGACGAAGTGGCGTCGCTGCTGCCGTAGCGCCTCTCCTTTCTTCACGTCGTTCGTTTCATCCGTCGATTCGCCAACCGCATCGTCCGTGCGGTGACGGAACGCGTTCGCGCATTCGTTGCGGCGTCGCGTATCGCGATGAAACGAACGACGGCCTGACCGTCGCGCGCAGCGCGGATCGCCACGCCATCCCGTTGCGCCCATTCACCAGCGGCCCTGCGCTCTGCGCCGGGCTGCGGGGTCGTGTCGCGCCCGCGTTTTGCCGCATTCGGGCCGACGCGCGTCACGTCCCTACGGATTACTGATTGACGTCATGGAAAGGAAACCTCTCGTCGGCATCACCGCCGACCTCACCCAGATCGGCGCGCACGCGTCGCATACGGTCGGCGACAAATACGTGGCCGCGATCGTCGACGGCGCGCAGGCGCTCGCGATGGTGCTGCCGGCGCTCGGCGAACGGCAGTCGACCGCCGACGTGCTCGACGCCGTGGACGGGCTGCTGTTTACCGGCAGTTACTCGAACGTCGAGCCGCATCGGTACGGCGGCGAGCCGAGCGAGCCCGGCACGAAGCACGACCCGGCCCGCGACGCGACGACGCTGCCGCTCTTGCGCGCGGCCATCGTCGCGGGCGTGCCCGTGCTCGCCGTGTGCCGCGGCTTCCAGGAGCTGAACGTCGTTTGCGGCGGCACGCTGCACCAGCGCGTGCACGAAGTGCCCGGCTTCGCCGATCACCGCGAGGACGACGACGCGCCGATGGATACGCAATACGGCCCCGCGCACGTCGTGCGCCTGACGCCCGGCGGCCAGCTGCATGCGCTCGCCGGCGGCCGCGACGAAGTGCACGTGAACTCGCTCCACAAGCAGGGCGTCGCGCAGCTCGGCTCGGGCCTCGCCGTCGAAGCCGTCGCGCCGGATGGCCTGATCGAGGCCGTGAGCGTCGTCGACGCACCGGCGTTCGCGCTGGCCGTGCAGTGGCATCCGGAATGGCGACACGCGCAGGACCCGCTGTCGAGCGCGATCTTCCGCGCGTTCGGCGATGCGTGCCGCGCCCGCCGCGCCGAACGCACGCGCGCCATGGCCGCCGCCGCGCTCGCCTGAGCGCGCCAACCAGACAACGAGAACAGACATGCAAGACATCGAAGGCTTTCTGAAGCAGCACCGGATCACCGAGATCGAAGCGATCATTCCCGACATGGCCGGCATCGCGCGCGGCAAGATCACGCCGCGCAACAAGTTCACGTCCGGCGAATCGATGCGGCTGCCGCAGGCCGTGATGGTGCAGACCGTCACCGGCGACTATCCGGAAGACGGCTCGCTGACCGGCGTGACCGACCCCGACATGGTGTGCGTGCCCGACACGTCGACCATCCGCCTGATCCCGTGGGCCGTCGACCCGACCGCGCAGGTGATCCACGATTGCGTGCATTTCGACGGCTCGCCGGTCGAGATCTCGCCGCGCTACGTGCTGCGCCGCGTGCTCGACCTGTACAAGGCGAAGGGCTGGAAACCGGTCGTCGCCCCCGAGCTCGAGTTCTATCTGGTCGACATGAACAAGGACCCCGACCTGCCGCTGCGTCCGCCGGTCGGCCGCACGGGCCGCCCCGAAACGGGCCGCCAGTCGTATTCGATCGAGGCCGTCAACGAATTCGATCCGCTGTTCGAGGACATCTACGAGTACTGCGAATCGCAGAACCTCGACATCGATACGCTGATCCACGAAGTCGGCGCCGCGCAGATGGAGATCAACTTCATGCACGGCGACGCGCTGTCGCTGGCCGACCAGGTGTTCCTGTTCAAGCGCACGGTGCGCGAGGCCGCGCTGCGTCACAACATGTACGCGACGTTCATGGCCAAGCCGATGGAAGACGAACCGGGCTCGGCGATGCACGTGCACCAGAGCATCGTCGACGAGGAAACGGGCCAGAACCTGTTCACGTCGCCGGAAACCGGCGGCGCGACGTCGATGTTCTACAACTATCTCGCCGGGCTGCAGAAGTACACGCCGGCGCTGATGCCGATCTTCGCGCCGTACATCAACTCGTATCGCCGCCTGTCGCGCTTCATGGCCGCGCCGATCAACGTGCAGTGGGGTTACGACAACCGCACGGTGGGGTTCCGCATCCCGCATTCGGGCCCGGCCGCACGCCGCATCGAAAACCGCATCCCGGGCGTCGACTGCAACCCGTACCTCGCGCTCGCGGCGACGCTCGCGGCCGGCTATCTCGGCATGACGCAGCGCCTGGAGCCGACCGAGCCGCTCGTCAGCGACGGCTACAGCCTGCCGTACCAGTTGCCGCGCAACCTCGAGGAAGGACTGACGCTGATGGCCGCGTGCGAGCCGCTCGGCGAGATCCTCGGGCACAAGTTCCTGAAGGCGTATTTCGCGCTGAAGGAAACCGAATACGAAGCGTTCTTCCGCGTGATCAGCTCGTGGGAACGCCGCCATCTGCTGCTGCACGTGTAAGCGTGCCAACCGCATACGGAATCACGGAGGAAACATGACTTACCGCAACGAATCGGCCTGGATCCAGCCGGCCGCGCCGACCGCGACGGCCGCCGCGCCGCGCGCGACGCAGGCACGCTCGACCGCCGAATACCGCGCGCTCGACGCCGCGCACCACATCCACCCGTTCTCGGACATGGGCGCGCTCAACCGCGCGGGCAGCCGCGTGATCGTCAAAGCCGACGGCGTCTACCTGTGGGACTCGGACGGCAACAAGGTGATCGACGGGATGGCCGGCCTCTGGTGCGTGAACGTCGGCTACGGCCGCAAGGAACTCGCCGACGCCGCGTATCGCCAGCTGCAGGAGCTGCCGTTCTACAACACGTTCTTCAAGACCACGCATCCGCCGGTGATCGAACTCTCCGCGATGCTCGCGGAAGTGACGCCCGCCGGCTTCAACCACTTCTTCTATTGCAACAGCGGCTCGGAAGGCAACGACACGGTGCTGCGCGTCGTGCATCAGTACTGGCGCGTGCAAGGCAAGCCGCAGAAGAAATACGTGATCTCGCGCAAGAACGGCTACCACGGCTCGACGATCGCCGGCGGCACGCTCGGCGGGATGGGCTACATGCACGAGCAGATGCCGTCGAAGGTCGAGCACATCGTGCATATCGACCAGCCGTATTTCTTCGGCGAAGCGCAGGCAGGCGAGACGCCCGAAGCATTCGGCCTCGCACGGGCGCAGCAGCTCGAAGCGAAAATCCTCGAACTCGGCGCGGAGAACGTCGCGGCATTCATCGGCGAGCCGTTCCAGGGCGCCGGCGGCGTGATCTTCCCGCCGTCGACGTACTGGCCGGAAATCCAGCGGATCTGCCGCAAGTACGACGTGCTGCTCGTCGCCGACGAAGTGATCGGCGGGTTCGGCCGCACCGGCGAATGGTTCGCGCACCAGCACTTCGGCTTCGAGCCGGACCTGATCACGATGGCGAAGGGCCTCACGTCGGGCTACGTGCCGATGGGTGCGGTGGGCATCCACGAACGCATCGCGCGCCCGATCATCGACAACGGCGAATTCAATCACGGCCTCACGTACTCGGGCCACCCGGTGGCGGCCGCCGTCGCGGTCGCGAACCTGAAGCTGCTGCGCGACGAAGGCATCGTCGAGCGCGTGAAGACCGACACCGGCCCGTACTTCCAGGCGCTGATGCGCGAAACCTTCGCGCGTCATCCGATCGTCGGCGAAGTGCACGGCCACGGGATGGTCGCGAGCCTGCAACTGGCCGAAGCGCCGGCCGAACGCCGCCGCTTCGCGAACGGCGGCGACGTCGGCACGATCTGCCGCGACTTCTGCTTCAACGGCAACCTGATCATGCGCGCGACCGGCGACCGGATGCTGCTGTCGCCGCCGCTCGTGATCTCGCGCCAGGAAATCGATGAACTCGTGTCGAAGGCGAAGAAGGCCGTCGATGCAACCGCCCAGCAACTGGGTATTTCGTAACGGCCTTGCCTACAGGCGTGCGGCGGGCGCCGCACGTCGCCATAACCAGGGGAACTCCACCATGCGTGCCTGTATTCTTCGCCAAGCCTGCTCCGTCGCCGCCCTCGCCGCCGCGGCCGCGCTCACGTCGGTCGCCAGCCCGTCGGCGCATGCCGACGAGCTGAACGTCTACAACTGGTCCGACTACATCGCGCCGGACACGATCCCGAACTTCCAGAAGCAGACGGGCATTCACGTCAAGTACGACAACTACGACAGCGACGACACGCTTCAGGCGAAGCTGCTGGCCGGCAGCTCCGGCTACGACATCGTCGTGCCGACGTCGAACTACATGGCCAAGCAGATCCAGGCCGGCGTGTACCAGAAGCTCGACAAGTCGAAGATTCCGAACCTCGCGAACCTCGACCCGCTGCTGATGAAGATGATCGCCGACGCCGATCCGGGCAACCAGTACGGCGTGCCCTGGGCGTACGGCACGGACGGCATCGGCTACAACGCCCAGGCGGTGAAGAAGGCGCTCGGCGACAAGGCGCCCGTCGACAGCTGGGCGCTGGTGTTCGATCCGGCCAACATGGAGAAGCTGAAGAGCTGCGGCGTGTCGTTCCTCGACCAGGCCGTCGACGTGTTCGCCGCCACGCTGCAATACATGGGCAAGGATCCGAACAGCAAGAACCCGGGCGATTACCAGGCTGCATTCGAAGTCCTGAAGAAAGTCCGCCCGTACATCACCCAGTTCAACTCGTCCGGCTACATCAACGACCTCGCGAACAACGACGTGTGCGTCGTGCTCGGCTGGTCGGGCGACGTCGGCATCGCGCACCGCCGTTCGGCCGAAGCGAAACGCTCGTACGACATCAAGTTCGCGAACCCGAAGGAAGGCGGCCTGCTGTGGTTCGACGTGATGGTGATCCCGAAGGATGCGCCGCACCCGGAAGCCGCGATGAAGTGGATCAACTACGTGTCCGATCCGAAGGTCAACGCGGCGATCACCAACACGGTGTTCTACCCGACCGCGAACAAGGCCGCGCATCAATTCGTCACGCCGGCCGTCGCGCAGGACCCGACCGTCTACCCGCCCGAGGACGTGCTGAAGAAGATGGTGCTGATGAAGCCGATGCCGGCCGACATCCTGCGCCTCGAGAACCGTCTGTGGGCCCAGTTGAAGACGGGCCACTGATCGCCGTGCATCGCGGCGGCGCAGGCATCGCGGTACGCCTGCCCGCCTGACATTCGCGGACCTCCGTCCGCCCGCGCGCCGCGCGCGCTGTTCCATCCGGCACGAGCCGTCGTCCGCGAGTCGCGTTGCGCGCCTCGCGCGGGGACGCTCACGCCTGCAATCCGTGAAGAACGAATGGTGACTCCCATGCAATCGATACCCTCTTCCGCTGCCGCACGACAGACCCAA encodes the following:
- a CDS encoding FTR1 family iron permease, whose amino-acid sequence is MLSTALIVFREVLEAALVVSIVMAATKGVPRRGWWVGGGLVGGVVGAGLIAAFADVISQWASGMGQEVFNAGVMFVATLMLAWHCIWMSRHGREMALHMGEVGRAVAAGSRPLTGLAIVVGVAVLREGSEAVLFLYGIAAGDPGQTPQMIAGGLLGVLGGAGLGYAMYAGLLQIPLKRLFSVTNGLIVLLAAGMASQCVGFLLAAGLVPSWGDAVWDTSWLLKESSIVGKALHTLIGYTARPAGIQIAAYVATLAAIVVLARLVGRPRQTVRPPHAAA
- a CDS encoding cupredoxin domain-containing protein, encoding MTRFAIGFALALLGASAASAFAADDVVNLTLKDHKFSPDGVTIPAGKKVKFVVKNLDATPAEFESDDFKAEKVVPAGKSVEILVGPLKAGTYEFHDEYHEAQSKTHLTVK
- a CDS encoding heavy-metal-associated domain-containing protein gives rise to the protein MEFEVQDMTCGGCANAITRAVTAADPAAKLDIDVAAKIVKVDSAQGAERVRSIIEAAGFHPALRSA
- a CDS encoding aldehyde dehydrogenase; this translates as MNKLTLADWQHKAASLEIDGRAFIDGASRDAHGGRTFDCVSPIDSRVLAKVADCGEADVNAAVAAARRAFDAGVWAGLNPRARKAVLLRWATLMREHLDELSLLETLDAGKPIGDTTTVDVPGAAYCVEWFAEAIDKVGGEVAPADHHLVGLVTREPVGVVAAVVPWNFPILMAAWKFGPALAAGNSVVLKPSEKSPLTAIRVAQLAFEAGIPAGVFNVVPGAGEPGKLLALHRDVDCIAFTGSTAVGKLIMQYAAQSNLKRAWLELGGKSPNIVLPDCPDLDRAAQTAAGAIFYNMGEMCTAGSRLLVHRDIKDAFIEKLVAAARAYVPGNPLDPSVSMGAIVDGIQLERVLGYIEAGRSEGRLVTGGARVNAETGGFYVEPTVFEVKPDAKIAREEIFGPVLSVIVFDDVDEAVRIANDTEYGLAAAVWTSNLTTAHDVSRRLRAGTVWVNCYDEGGDMNFPFGGYKQSGNGRDKSLHALEKYTELKSTLIRLR
- a CDS encoding cupin domain-containing protein — translated: MSTEVAERLRFVRNKHGLSQRELAKRAGVTNGTISLIEQGRVSPSVGSLKKLLECIPMSLAEFFTFELVESRAVVSRRDEMPNLGNESLAFQLVGANVKDRNMCILREIYQPLADTGPEMLVHAGHEGGVVVSGRLELTVDGATWLLDPGDGYYFESRLPHRFRNPSAELLCEVVSANSPATF
- a CDS encoding gamma-glutamyl-gamma-aminobutyrate hydrolase family protein; the encoded protein is MERKPLVGITADLTQIGAHASHTVGDKYVAAIVDGAQALAMVLPALGERQSTADVLDAVDGLLFTGSYSNVEPHRYGGEPSEPGTKHDPARDATTLPLLRAAIVAGVPVLAVCRGFQELNVVCGGTLHQRVHEVPGFADHREDDDAPMDTQYGPAHVVRLTPGGQLHALAGGRDEVHVNSLHKQGVAQLGSGLAVEAVAPDGLIEAVSVVDAPAFALAVQWHPEWRHAQDPLSSAIFRAFGDACRARRAERTRAMAAAALA
- a CDS encoding glutamine synthetase family protein yields the protein MQDIEGFLKQHRITEIEAIIPDMAGIARGKITPRNKFTSGESMRLPQAVMVQTVTGDYPEDGSLTGVTDPDMVCVPDTSTIRLIPWAVDPTAQVIHDCVHFDGSPVEISPRYVLRRVLDLYKAKGWKPVVAPELEFYLVDMNKDPDLPLRPPVGRTGRPETGRQSYSIEAVNEFDPLFEDIYEYCESQNLDIDTLIHEVGAAQMEINFMHGDALSLADQVFLFKRTVREAALRHNMYATFMAKPMEDEPGSAMHVHQSIVDEETGQNLFTSPETGGATSMFYNYLAGLQKYTPALMPIFAPYINSYRRLSRFMAAPINVQWGYDNRTVGFRIPHSGPAARRIENRIPGVDCNPYLALAATLAAGYLGMTQRLEPTEPLVSDGYSLPYQLPRNLEEGLTLMAACEPLGEILGHKFLKAYFALKETEYEAFFRVISSWERRHLLLHV
- a CDS encoding aspartate aminotransferase family protein → MTYRNESAWIQPAAPTATAAAPRATQARSTAEYRALDAAHHIHPFSDMGALNRAGSRVIVKADGVYLWDSDGNKVIDGMAGLWCVNVGYGRKELADAAYRQLQELPFYNTFFKTTHPPVIELSAMLAEVTPAGFNHFFYCNSGSEGNDTVLRVVHQYWRVQGKPQKKYVISRKNGYHGSTIAGGTLGGMGYMHEQMPSKVEHIVHIDQPYFFGEAQAGETPEAFGLARAQQLEAKILELGAENVAAFIGEPFQGAGGVIFPPSTYWPEIQRICRKYDVLLVADEVIGGFGRTGEWFAHQHFGFEPDLITMAKGLTSGYVPMGAVGIHERIARPIIDNGEFNHGLTYSGHPVAAAVAVANLKLLRDEGIVERVKTDTGPYFQALMRETFARHPIVGEVHGHGMVASLQLAEAPAERRRFANGGDVGTICRDFCFNGNLIMRATGDRMLLSPPLVISRQEIDELVSKAKKAVDATAQQLGIS
- a CDS encoding polyamine ABC transporter substrate-binding protein: MRACILRQACSVAALAAAAALTSVASPSAHADELNVYNWSDYIAPDTIPNFQKQTGIHVKYDNYDSDDTLQAKLLAGSSGYDIVVPTSNYMAKQIQAGVYQKLDKSKIPNLANLDPLLMKMIADADPGNQYGVPWAYGTDGIGYNAQAVKKALGDKAPVDSWALVFDPANMEKLKSCGVSFLDQAVDVFAATLQYMGKDPNSKNPGDYQAAFEVLKKVRPYITQFNSSGYINDLANNDVCVVLGWSGDVGIAHRRSAEAKRSYDIKFANPKEGGLLWFDVMVIPKDAPHPEAAMKWINYVSDPKVNAAITNTVFYPTANKAAHQFVTPAVAQDPTVYPPEDVLKKMVLMKPMPADILRLENRLWAQLKTGH